ATCAATCAGGATCGTTGATCGGGTGCTTACCGATGGCGGTTGAGGGTAGAACGTGCCGTTGATTTTGAGACCCGCCTCGGTCACGTTCCGGTCGCTGATGACGAACGTTCCGGCGGGCGTGGTGAACGTCGCCTCCGTGTCCGGGCGCTGGCCCATCGGGTGGTTCATCGCGTAGTTGGTGACCGTGTACTGGGCCGCGCCGGAGGTCCGCACCACAACGTCCATTGACCCGCGCTGCATGGTCAGCGTGTACGAGTCGGTGAACGTGCCCTTCGTGATGGTCGGCGAAGGGGAGCAACCGCCCAGGCACACGAGTAGAACGATCACACGGCTGAGAACGCGCATGGGACTACCCGCCTGTTTTCGGGGAAGGGCTGTTCCACATTAACGCAAACGCCGCGCCATTCAAACGGCGCGGCGAGCTATTTATGGGTTCCGAGCCGCGTCACGCGGTTTGCTTCGGAGCGGGAAATAACTCGCGCTCCACGAGTGGCGGTAACTCGAACTTCGTCGCGACCGCGGTGATCGGTTCGCCGAGCTGCGGAATTTCGGCTTCCACGATCCGCCCGATCCGCTTCGCCGCCGCGTAGACGAGCGTGGGAATGCGCTCCGGCGGAAGCCCCATGAGCCGCGCGCACGTCGAGTCGACCGCGACCGGGTCCGTGCCCATGATGAGCGCGCCGACGTGCTTGGCGGTGCCGTGCAGCGGGCCGTCGCCCTCCATGCCGGTGATGCCGTCCACGATGGACAGGTTCGCCGGGTGCGTACAACTGATGTCCACGATGCTCTGAGGGATGCCGCGCCAGTGCAGCTCGTTCTTCGGCCACCCGTAGCAGATCCCCGGGAGCGTGCCGAACAGGTTCTTCAGCGAGAGCGTGACACCGGCCCAGTGGTGCGTCTTCAGCTTCGGGAGCGAGATCAGCACTTCGGCGTTGAGAATGGTGCGCGACATGTAGAGGTGGTCGAGGCGCGTGAGCCGGCCCAGGTTCAGCACCTTCACCGGCTCGTCGTGGTTGATGTCCACGAACCGGACGCCGTGCTTATCGAGCACCGCGCCGAGCCCGCTCTCGCGAACGAGAAAGTGGACGTTCCGCCAATGCCCCGGCCCCTCCGCGACGATGACCTCCGCCGCGCCCTCTTGCTTGCACAGTGTGATGACCGCGTCCACGACCCGCGGGTCGGTGTTAATCACCCGGTCCGGCCGGTACTCCACGAGGTTCGGCTTCAGCACGACGCGCTTCCCCGCCAGCGGGAGCGCCTGACGAAAGTGCGCGAACTGCGCCGCGAGAATTTCTGCGAGCGGCGCATCATAACTCGGCGCGCGGGCGATGTGAACCGCCGACGTGATCGGCAGCGGTTTCAGTTTCGAGATGCCCGCGGCCATCGCCCCGCGAAATTTCGACGCGATCTTGGCGAACAGCCCGGGGGCGGGGGCGGTCGAACTGCCGGCGACGTGTGCCGGGGTGCCGGGCGCGGGCGCGGCGTGGGCGCCGAACCGCAGGCGCATCGGGTTGGTTTCCGCGAGTGCGAGGGCCGCGAGCGCGAGTCGGTGCGGGCTCGTGGTCGGGTCACTCGCGAGTTCGAGAATCTTCTGATCGAGTTCCGGGAACATCTCACGGGTCGCGGTGTCGGAGTCATGAACGCCCAGCGCGATCCGAGCCCAGGCGAGGTGTTCGAGGTCGGTCGCCTTCGCCGCGTGCATCCGCAAATACCCCACCGCGGCATCGACGCGCGGGTGGTCGACGGCCCCCTGCACCGCGAGCAACAGCACCGCGGTCGGCCCGGGGATCGGCTCGGTCGACGTGCCCAGCACCACGCGGTTGCCGTAGTTCGCGCCGCCGCTATCGAACGCGCGGTCGAGGAGCAGTTTCAGCCCCTGTTGGACCCGCGCGTGGGCCTCCAGGCCCGCGGCGCGGAGCGCGAGGCACGCCCACGAGGTCGGCTCCACCCACCCGAAGTTCGCCGCGGCCCACGGCCAGCCGAGGAGCGACACGTCGATGTCGTTCGCGATGTCGTTCGCTTCGGGATCTTTCGTGACCGTGCGGCTCTCGGTCGCCAGAACGCGGTCGATCGTCGGCTTCATTTCCTGGGGGGGCGCGCCGAGGGTGATTCGCGTAAAGAGCGCGATGGGTGTGGGCCAGGCGGCTTCCGGTCGGCCGTCGGCGAGCCGGTACCCGCCGTCGGGCTGGTGGTTGCGCTCCAGGTCCGCGAGTCCGTTCGCGATCGGCTGGGCGAACGGGTCGCGCGCGGTCGCGAGCGCCAGGAGCGCCAGGCACGTCGGTTCCGGGTGGCTGGCTTTGCCGGCGTGGTACCCGTACCCGCCGTCCGGGTTGGCGAGGCCAGCGAGGCGCGTGAGCAGTGCGTGCGAAGAAGACACAATCGGCCTCCGGCGAGACGGGGCGATATCAGTTTATGCCACGCGATACCGACTTCGGCCACTACAACACCGTCAACGGGAGGAAGAAGCTGTGCGCGTTGCTCATTTCGATTGTTTCAGCGGGATCAGCGGGGACATGGTTCTCGGTGCGGTGATCGATGCCGGCGTGCCGGTCGATGCGATCCGCGCCGCGCTCGATTCGCTCGATTTGCCCATTAAACTCGAAGTCGAACGGGTGAAGCGGTGCGGGTTCGCCGCGACGAAAGCGACCATCGAGGCCGCGGACCAGGAAGATTACCGCTTCCTGCCGGACGTGGAGGCGATTCTGGCGAAGGGCGCTCTCACGCCCAAACAGCGCGAACTCGCCACGGCCATCTTCCGCAAAGTGGCGGTGGCCGAATCGGTCGCCCACGGGATGCCGCTCGAACGGGTCCACTTTCACGAGGTCGGCGCGCTCGACAGCATCGCGGACATTGTCGGCGCGGCGGTCGGTCTGGACCTGCTCGGCGTCGAGAAATTCACGAGTTCGCCGGTTCCGACCGGGAGCGGGACGGTTAAATGTGCCCACGGCATCATGCCGGTTCCGACGCCCGGTACCGCGGAACTGCTCAAAGGCGTGCCGCTCGCGCCGTCCACCATCAAAACGGAACTCACGACCCCCACTGGCGCCGCGATTCTGACCACCGTTGTCACGGAGTACACCGCGACGCCTGTGATGACCATTGAGCGCATCGGCTACGGGTCCGGCACGAAGGATTTCATCGAGCAGCCGAACCTTCTGCGCCTGATGGTGGGAACGGCAAACACGGCGCCCGAACGGGAACGGGCCGAAACCGATACCGTCGCGGTACTGGAAACGAATCTCGATGACATTTCGCCGGAAGTGATCGGCTTCTGCACCGAGCGGCTCTTCGCGTGCGGGGCGCTCGACGTGTTCACAATGCCGATTCAGATGAAGAAGGGCCGACCCGGGGTGCTTTTGAGCGTGATCTGCGCGCCCGACAAGGTGAACGAACTCGAAACAATTCTCTTTCGCGAAACGGGCACGTTCGGTGTTCGCCGAACAACCGCGACGCGGGCGAAGTTGCAGCGCGAAGCGGTCACCGTGGAAACGACGTGGGGACCGGTGAAGGCCAAGCGCGGGTGGCGCACGGACGGCTTCACGGTGCTCACGCCCGAATACGAGGACTGTGCCCGTATCGCACGGGAGCACAACGTCCCCCTGCGCGAGGTATTCGCGGCCGTGGCACGGGCGTGATGCGCGTCACTTCGGCGCCAACTTCGCGATCTCGTCTCGGTCCCGTGGGTGGAGCACCACACGCGGTTGGGGGCCGACGTGTAGGACGAGCGCCCGCGAATCATTGGCGCTCAGCCCGCGCTCGGCCGGCGTGAACGACGCGGTGAACCGCAGGTGGATCGTGACCGGCGTCTCCGCGGGCAGGTCCACCGGCTCCCACTCCACGCTCACCGATCGCAGCTCGCTCGCCGCGGTCGCGGGGAGTTGTTTGCGCGGGCGGTTCGGCAACTCGACCTCCGCGACGACCTCGGGTACCCGGCCGAGGTGGTTCGGCATCACACTGCGATTGAGCTCGATCCGCTGGCACCCCTTGAGATCGCCCAGTGTGCCCGTGAACCGGAACCCTTCGGGCGCGACCCAGCCGTCCGTCGTAATGCCTTCCGTTCGGAGGGACTTTCGCGCGTAGGTCGTGACCGTGCGCCCGCAAATGTGGTACTCCCCGATCTTGGTCATGTTCGCCTCGCAGTACGCGCGGAGAGCGGGGCGCATCTTTTCCATCGCTTCGTCGTAGGGGAACTTGAAGTGTCCCGGCGGCACGCCCTTGAGAATTGCGAAATCGCACTCCTCCAGCCGCCGCAAACACGCCCCCTCGTCCCACGCGAAGATCCCGGTACCGTCGCGGTACTCCGCCCACCGCCCGTGGCGCTCGAACTCCAGAACCTGGAGCCCCAGGCCGGTGATGTCGTGCGAGTTGGCGTCGTTGAACACTTCGGGCGCGTGGAGCCCTTTTTTGATGCGGGTGTCGATTAAATCCTGGATCAACTGCATGCCCCGGCGCCCGTCGTCCCCGAGTTTCGTGTAGAGGGCCGGGGTCGCCGCGTGGGTCAGAAACGTCCCCGTCCCCAGAAGGAGCGTCGCGCCGGCGCTGGCGCTCAGCAGCCCGCGCGGGGCGCGCTGCGCGGACGCGGCCAGCGGCGCGAGAACGATCCAAATGAGCGCCGGGAGGAGAACGTCGCCCACGACGGGCGATTTGATCGCTCCCATGTTCAAGACCACGAAGGGAACGCCGAACCCGAGAACCGCAACGGGAAAGACGGTGGACCGCTGGGGGGCACTGCCGACGCGCGCCCCGGGCCGGACGAACCCGAGGGAACCGACCGCGCCCAGAATCCCGGCCGCCCACCAAAACGCCGGCCCGGTGTGATCGCACACGACGGACCGCGGGTAGTAGCGTGCGGCGTCACTCCACTGGCGCACGCCCTCTTCTGCGGCCCGGATTTCTTTCTCCGACGACGTGATGTGCCCGACCACGTAGTAGTTTTTGATGGCCTCGCGCTGGTTGATGAGCACGGGCCAGGTCACCGTGACGAGGAACCCGGTAGCAATCACCCACCCGCGCAGCCGCCGGGCCGCCCGTTCGCGCGCTTCGGCGTCCGCGCGCGTGAAGCGCCAAACGAGCAAGCCTGCACCGATCGCGCTCAATATTCCGCCGATGTAAACGGCCGTAATGAAGCGAAAGAGAACGACCACACTCGCGCACGCGCCCACGACCGCGGCCCCGCGGGGGTTCAAGAGAACCCGCGACCGGATGAGCGCGCACAGGAGCACGCCGTACAAGCAGAACGCGCTGAAGTCCATTCGGAAGTCGAACGCGCTGCCGGCCGGCAGGAACACTGTTTTGAGCGTGAGCGTCAGGCCGAACCCCGCGAGCGCCAAGGGCCAGTTCCGGGTCAGCCACAGGATC
The Gemmata palustris DNA segment above includes these coding regions:
- a CDS encoding DUF362 domain-containing protein; its protein translation is MSSSHALLTRLAGLANPDGGYGYHAGKASHPEPTCLALLALATARDPFAQPIANGLADLERNHQPDGGYRLADGRPEAAWPTPIALFTRITLGAPPQEMKPTIDRVLATESRTVTKDPEANDIANDIDVSLLGWPWAAANFGWVEPTSWACLALRAAGLEAHARVQQGLKLLLDRAFDSGGANYGNRVVLGTSTEPIPGPTAVLLLAVQGAVDHPRVDAAVGYLRMHAAKATDLEHLAWARIALGVHDSDTATREMFPELDQKILELASDPTTSPHRLALAALALAETNPMRLRFGAHAAPAPGTPAHVAGSSTAPAPGLFAKIASKFRGAMAAGISKLKPLPITSAVHIARAPSYDAPLAEILAAQFAHFRQALPLAGKRVVLKPNLVEYRPDRVINTDPRVVDAVITLCKQEGAAEVIVAEGPGHWRNVHFLVRESGLGAVLDKHGVRFVDINHDEPVKVLNLGRLTRLDHLYMSRTILNAEVLISLPKLKTHHWAGVTLSLKNLFGTLPGICYGWPKNELHWRGIPQSIVDISCTHPANLSIVDGITGMEGDGPLHGTAKHVGALIMGTDPVAVDSTCARLMGLPPERIPTLVYAAAKRIGRIVEAEIPQLGEPITAVATKFELPPLVERELFPAPKQTA
- the larC gene encoding nickel pincer cofactor biosynthesis protein LarC, translated to MRVAHFDCFSGISGDMVLGAVIDAGVPVDAIRAALDSLDLPIKLEVERVKRCGFAATKATIEAADQEDYRFLPDVEAILAKGALTPKQRELATAIFRKVAVAESVAHGMPLERVHFHEVGALDSIADIVGAAVGLDLLGVEKFTSSPVPTGSGTVKCAHGIMPVPTPGTAELLKGVPLAPSTIKTELTTPTGAAILTTVVTEYTATPVMTIERIGYGSGTKDFIEQPNLLRLMVGTANTAPERERAETDTVAVLETNLDDISPEVIGFCTERLFACGALDVFTMPIQMKKGRPGVLLSVICAPDKVNELETILFRETGTFGVRRTTATRAKLQREAVTVETTWGPVKAKRGWRTDGFTVLTPEYEDCARIAREHNVPLREVFAAVARA